The Syntrophales bacterium genomic sequence AACCTTTTGCTTTTGGTCAGTTTTCCGCTGATTACCGTCAGTTCCATAATCTCCCCGGGTCTTCGGGTATAGGTTCGGTAAAAAAGGTCTTCCTCCTTCTCAATTGGTTCGCCGTCGCTTTCCGTTATGATGTTGCCGCGAGTTATCCCGGCCTCGTAGGCGGGCGAGCCTTTCGCCACCGCGTTAACTATCCCGCCTGAAGTTACTTTTAGACCCAGCCGCGCCGCCATTACGGGGTCCAGCGCCGTGAGCGATATCCCAAGCCAACCGCGTTTAACCTCCCTCCCGGCGAGCATGTCCGGCAGGACACGCCTGACTTCCGAAGCGGGAATAGCAAATCCCATACCGGCAAAAGCCCCGGATGGAGAGAAGATGGCAGCATTGACGCCTATAACCCTGCCGTTCAGGTTCAGCAATGGTCCGCCGGAATTACCCTGATTGATAGCTGCGTCGGTTTGAATCAACTTCTCGTATTTCCGGCCCTCCACTTTTATACCGGCATTAAGCGCTGAGACTATGCCGGATGTGAATGTCTGCCTGAAACCGAACGGGTATCCCACCGCCAGCGCAAAGTCTCCGACTTTCGCGTCAAGTTGTTCCAGCTCTAGATAGGGGAACCGATCCTTGGATTCCATTTTAAGCACCGCGAGGTCCAGCGCCGGGTCTCCGCCGGAAAGAGAAGCCATATATGTTTTCTCTTTCCCGCCCGCATCCGACATTGAAACCTTTATGCGGGAAGCCCCTTCCACCACGTGGTAATTTGTCAAAATATGGCCGTCCGCATCTATAATCAAACCTGAACCCACACCCTGAGTATCATAACGGTATGTCCACTCCCTAGGAATGATATAGCCGAAAAAGAATTCAGGTTCGATAAATGTTTCAGCGTCTTCCCGTATGACCTTAAGACTGACCACGGCCGGTTTGGCTTTGGCGGCGACTAAATTGAAAGCTTGTTGAACTTTATACGCTTCCTCCTGAGCTCCAGCCCGTACGGAGAGGAAGAGAAGGAACACTGTAAACACTGTTCTTTTAGTCATAGAACCTCCCTTACAAATGATAAATGCAATATACAATTTGATAAGTATTTTGGTCAAGATTCGCCTGAAACTGTTGTTGCAATTCAGACAGTGGGGATAGTCCCTGCGGTAATCTGGAAGTATAGTGTTATTTCGTCCGCTTGAAGCAACCTGTTTCGGACTGGGACGCTACAAATGGTTTAAAATGGCGCACACGGCTTTTTCAGGTGTTCAGATGCCGTAAACCGAGCGCAACCCGACCGGTTGCCATCGACCAGTAGGCAAATACTCAGTTCAAAACAGTGGAGTAAGGTTTTAGGGTGGTCGCGGCGAGTTCAATTCCTGAACCATTTCGCGCTCAAGGCGTAGCGTCTTGTGGAGGATTTTGTCCTGGATGTTTTTGGACCGGGTCAATAATATCTTCGTGTACTCGGGAGTCGTAAACAGCGCAAAACGATTCTGGCAATAAATGATGATAAATGAAGCGCTGGGCAGCAATTGGTTATAGACGCGAGGCAGCGTCCGGCGGTTAAGTTCCGCCCGCCCTTGGCGTTTGAGATAAAGCTGCAGAAGGTTATAGGCGAGGGCGACGAAGATAACCTGATTGACCACCAGCGAAAAGGCCCTGGAAGTAAATTCCGTCAAATCCCAGAAACACTTCAGTTGCCGGTGGCCTTCCTCAATATCAGTGCGCAGATGATATTCCTCCCGCCTTGCCAGCGGGTCCTGCGGGTTTTCAAAAGACCTGGTATCCAGGAGCATCCATATATCCTGCCGCCCGTCAGCATAGGTTTCCCGGTTGATGATAACATTAAGCGGAACCGGGCAGGTATCAAAACTTGTAAAGCCCTGTATTCCGGCGGCCTCGCTTTTGACCAGGGTCTTTTCCGGGGCCGGCGCAGGTTCCTTCGCCTTTAGTTTTGCCAACGTTTTCTGACGCTTAGCCTCCCTCCGGCGGATATTCTCCGGAGCCTGAGGCAGACGGGGCGGGGTTATAGGGCGTGGCACTGACTTGGGCACTTCCAGGAATTTGACGTCCGGCGACTTCAAAAGCCCAAGCGCATCCCTATAGAGGTCCATATTCTTTTTGAGCGGCATAAGTATGTCAACGCCATGCGTGAGCTTGCAATATCCAATCTTGGCGCCGTCAATGAAACCGCGATCCAGAATAAGCCGCTTGATAACGCCTTTTCCCACAGAGCCCACGAACTCATCAACCAGATCGTAAAGTATCGGGCACTCGTTCTCGTTGCCGGGCACAATGCGCATGGCAGCCCGCATAAAGAAACTGCGCTGGCGATCGGTGTGCAGCAGGGACACCATTTTATAGCAGCGGCGCCAACGGCAGCGCGCCGCCTGTCGAGAGTCCATGCCGGCAAGCGATTTCGCTTCTATGGGATGATTGTTCTCGTCAAAGAGCATGCGCACCGAACCTTCATACGCCGGATTGTCCGGCACAAACAGATAGGAGGCGTCCCCGCTGAATATCCCCTCCGCATCGAAGGCCTTGTGCAGCTTGAACATTTTGGGGATGTCGCAGTTAAACCACCCCATCAGCCGCTGCTCGTCGGTAGCCCGCGCGAATTTGCGCAGATAGTCCTGGTCGCAGGGGGTCTGCCGGTCATAATCATTTTTTTCGTTGAACCCGGCGCAGCTAAGCGTTATATCCCCCGTTTCGGGATGCCTTGCCTTGTGCCCGATTTCGGGGCCAAAGGCGTTAAGCATTCCCCCGCAGCGAACCACATAGGGATAAGCGTAGAAGCTGTGCACCCCGTGCAAACGCATTGAAAGATTGCTGGCAA encodes the following:
- a CDS encoding trypsin-like peptidase domain-containing protein; the protein is MTKRTVFTVFLLFLSVRAGAQEEAYKVQQAFNLVAAKAKPAVVSLKVIREDAETFIEPEFFFGYIIPREWTYRYDTQGVGSGLIIDADGHILTNYHVVEGASRIKVSMSDAGGKEKTYMASLSGGDPALDLAVLKMESKDRFPYLELEQLDAKVGDFALAVGYPFGFRQTFTSGIVSALNAGIKVEGRKYEKLIQTDAAINQGNSGGPLLNLNGRVIGVNAAIFSPSGAFAGMGFAIPASEVRRVLPDMLAGREVKRGWLGISLTALDPVMAARLGLKVTSGGIVNAVAKGSPAYEAGITRGNIITESDGEPIEKEEDLFYRTYTRRPGEIMELTVISGKLTKSKR
- a CDS encoding transposase encodes the protein MDIVCYERDQGFVLEQFQNGEFDYMDTASEVVETEFFRYIGAKKILQELAVSYPSPRKKHDVPVWFSLASNLSMRLHGVHSFYAYPYVVRCGGMLNAFGPEIGHKARHPETGDITLSCAGFNEKNDYDRQTPCDQDYLRKFARATDEQRLMGWFNCDIPKMFKLHKAFDAEGIFSGDASYLFVPDNPAYEGSVRMLFDENNHPIEAKSLAGMDSRQAARCRWRRCYKMVSLLHTDRQRSFFMRAAMRIVPGNENECPILYDLVDEFVGSVGKGVIKRLILDRGFIDGAKIGYCKLTHGVDILMPLKKNMDLYRDALGLLKSPDVKFLEVPKSVPRPITPPRLPQAPENIRRREAKRQKTLAKLKAKEPAPAPEKTLVKSEAAGIQGFTSFDTCPVPLNVIINRETYADGRQDIWMLLDTRSFENPQDPLARREEYHLRTDIEEGHRQLKCFWDLTEFTSRAFSLVVNQVIFVALAYNLLQLYLKRQGRAELNRRTLPRVYNQLLPSASFIIIYCQNRFALFTTPEYTKILLTRSKNIQDKILHKTLRLEREMVQELNSPRPP